The following proteins come from a genomic window of Corallococcus sp. NCRR:
- a CDS encoding class I SAM-dependent methyltransferase — MHEYDLIADWYAAHRAGPMGVPEVTALAASLPAGASVLDVGCGTGLPLTRVLVEHGCQVMAVDSSRELLARFQVNFPHVPVRCAPIESCELPERAFDAAIAWGVLFHLRHEAQAHAIANIARALKPGAAFLFTSGDAHGSMDGTPMDGVPFRYHSYSVDGYRDLLRAHGLSLEETHTDPGGNVYYLSRTPG, encoded by the coding sequence GTGCACGAGTACGATTTGATCGCGGACTGGTATGCCGCCCACCGCGCGGGCCCCATGGGCGTCCCGGAAGTGACGGCGCTCGCGGCTTCACTGCCCGCAGGCGCCTCGGTGCTGGACGTTGGCTGTGGCACGGGGCTGCCGCTGACGCGGGTGCTGGTGGAGCACGGCTGTCAGGTGATGGCCGTGGACAGCTCCCGGGAGTTGCTGGCGCGCTTCCAGGTGAACTTCCCCCACGTGCCGGTGCGCTGTGCGCCCATCGAGTCCTGCGAGCTGCCGGAGCGGGCGTTCGACGCCGCGATCGCTTGGGGCGTCCTGTTCCACCTGCGCCACGAAGCGCAGGCACACGCCATCGCAAACATCGCGAGGGCCCTGAAGCCTGGCGCCGCGTTCCTGTTCACCTCGGGCGACGCCCACGGCTCCATGGACGGCACGCCGATGGACGGCGTGCCGTTCCGTTATCACTCATACAGCGTCGACGGGTATCGCGACCTGCTGCGCGCGCACGGGCTGTCGTTGGAAGAGACCCATACGGACCCGGGCGGGAACGTCTATTACCTGTCGCGCACGCCCGGCTAA
- a CDS encoding helix-turn-helix transcriptional regulator: protein MTALTSSLDLREVFSEAHGILSRVLAADFGALCVSRPGEPGQYDWPMIQDMPQVFFDRYPEISDECFVSASVIQQPNTVLRDSEMLSRQEMHNSAMYSICLEMNMRVERVMSVALDMGLGWHSGFTLYRDNRKAFSEQQRAFLQRLTPSLARTVRNCLLLGDLNQQGDLLDQLFRHTGFESVVLSPPNAELMRTPRATALLHRWFSEAPCGRFGLPDVLLAALERMSRSSQRMISGQDILTFRRPGRSLKVTFLPLPAHSGRTSWALLFQEVSHSVQVPTEWRTRLTRRELDVVERVLNGWDNQTIAEDMGSSLNTLKTHLKRVFVKLAVPSRAKLILLAQEQSADWM, encoded by the coding sequence ATGACCGCGCTGACCAGCTCGCTCGACCTGCGGGAGGTCTTCTCGGAGGCCCACGGGATCCTGTCGCGCGTGCTGGCCGCGGACTTTGGTGCGCTTTGCGTGTCCAGGCCCGGTGAGCCCGGCCAATACGACTGGCCCATGATCCAGGACATGCCCCAGGTCTTCTTTGACCGCTACCCGGAGATTTCAGACGAGTGTTTCGTGAGCGCCTCGGTCATCCAGCAGCCCAACACCGTCCTGCGGGACTCCGAGATGCTGTCTCGCCAGGAGATGCACAACAGCGCCATGTATTCGATCTGCCTGGAGATGAACATGCGGGTGGAGCGCGTCATGTCCGTGGCGCTGGACATGGGCCTTGGCTGGCACAGTGGCTTCACCCTGTACCGGGACAACCGGAAGGCCTTCTCCGAGCAGCAGCGGGCCTTCCTCCAGCGCCTGACGCCCAGCCTGGCCCGGACGGTTCGCAACTGTCTCCTGCTGGGAGACCTGAACCAGCAGGGAGACCTCCTGGACCAGCTGTTCCGGCACACAGGCTTTGAGAGCGTCGTGCTGAGTCCTCCCAACGCTGAACTGATGCGCACGCCTCGCGCCACGGCGCTGCTCCATCGCTGGTTCTCCGAGGCGCCGTGTGGCCGTTTCGGTCTGCCAGACGTCCTGCTGGCGGCGCTGGAGCGGATGAGCCGCTCCAGCCAGCGGATGATCTCCGGACAGGACATCCTGACGTTCCGGCGGCCGGGGCGGAGCCTGAAGGTGACCTTCCTTCCGTTGCCGGCCCATTCCGGGAGGACGTCCTGGGCGCTGTTGTTCCAGGAGGTATCCCACTCCGTCCAGGTTCCCACCGAGTGGCGCACGCGGCTCACCCGGCGCGAGCTGGACGTGGTGGAGCGCGTCTTGAATGGCTGGGACAACCAGACCATCGCCGAGGACATGGGGAGTTCGCTGAACACGTTGAAGACGCATTTGAAGCGGGTCTTCGTCAAGCTGGCCGTGCCCAGCCGGGCCAAGCTGATCCTCCTCGCGCAGGAGCAGAGCGCCGACTGGATGTAG
- a CDS encoding pyridoxal-phosphate dependent enzyme codes for MPLHLQTPYVRSPAASRRLSKHVLLKLDALQPSGSFKLRGVGAVCEARLAAGARRFVSSSGGNAGIAVAYAGRELGVPVLVVVPESTSARARDLIRLEGAELIVHGASWAEANTLAQSVLGSDDAFVHPFDEPLLWRGHSTMVDEMAAAGPKPGAVVLAVGGGGLLCGVLEGMARNGWGDVPVVAVETQGADCYARSVAQGRPHELPAISSIATSLGAKRPCDAAMAWVPRHEIENLVVSDAAAVAASLRFLDEHRILVEPACGAALAALDAESPALAAASSIAVIVCGGVTATVESLQALSRRDRGPGGA; via the coding sequence ATGCCCCTCCATCTCCAGACTCCCTATGTCCGTTCACCCGCGGCGTCCCGCCGGCTGAGCAAGCATGTCCTGCTCAAGCTCGATGCGCTGCAGCCGTCCGGCTCGTTCAAGCTGCGCGGCGTCGGTGCGGTGTGCGAGGCGCGGCTCGCGGCAGGCGCCCGCCGCTTCGTGTCGTCATCGGGCGGCAACGCGGGCATCGCGGTCGCCTATGCGGGGCGCGAGCTCGGCGTGCCCGTGCTTGTCGTGGTCCCGGAGAGCACGTCCGCGCGCGCCCGCGACCTGATCCGCCTCGAAGGCGCGGAGTTGATCGTCCACGGTGCGTCATGGGCGGAGGCGAACACGTTGGCCCAATCCGTGCTCGGCTCGGACGACGCGTTCGTGCACCCCTTCGACGAACCCCTGCTGTGGCGGGGCCACTCAACGATGGTCGACGAGATGGCGGCGGCCGGGCCCAAGCCCGGCGCGGTCGTGCTGGCGGTGGGCGGCGGCGGGCTGCTGTGTGGCGTGCTGGAAGGGATGGCGCGCAATGGCTGGGGCGATGTGCCGGTCGTCGCGGTCGAGACCCAGGGTGCTGACTGCTATGCGCGCTCGGTCGCGCAGGGGCGGCCCCATGAGCTGCCAGCGATCTCGAGCATCGCCACGTCGCTCGGCGCGAAGCGGCCTTGCGACGCGGCGATGGCGTGGGTGCCACGCCATGAGATCGAGAACCTCGTCGTGTCCGATGCGGCGGCGGTGGCGGCCTCCCTGCGGTTCCTCGATGAGCACCGGATCCTGGTGGAGCCCGCGTGCGGGGCCGCGCTGGCGGCGCTCGACGCGGAGTCCCCGGCGCTTGCCGCCGCGTCAAGCATCGCGGTGATTGTCTGTGGTGGCGTCACGGCCACGGTAGAGTCTCTGCAGGCATTGAGCCGCAGGGACCGGGGGCCTGGAGGAGCCTGA
- a CDS encoding LysR family transcriptional regulator, which translates to MRQVELRHLRYFVAVAQAGSMVAGARAVGIVQPALSRQIRELEEAIGTPLLLRRSTGVALTAAGASFLRDATRMLSELQGSRDRALRSAAGQLGELRLGVLPNYFPLPLVSDVLKAFRHTCPDVMLSISPMLSSEQGAALARGELDGGIMAWRQEVAPRLSGMRLLRDRFVLAMRSTPGQRVRAPRQLAELADAPFIWFDPLRSAAQHRFLLEQCRQAGFTPRIAQVGSDIPTLIGLVAAGMGYAFVPESTAPMCPRTVRLVALDELASRFDVEFVYDGQADSPVVRQFLAALRTTVNA; encoded by the coding sequence ATGAGACAGGTCGAACTGCGCCATCTGCGCTACTTCGTGGCGGTCGCCCAGGCCGGCAGCATGGTGGCCGGCGCCCGCGCGGTCGGGATCGTGCAGCCCGCGCTTTCCCGGCAGATCCGCGAGCTGGAGGAGGCGATCGGCACTCCGCTGTTGCTCCGCCGCTCGACGGGCGTCGCGCTCACCGCGGCCGGCGCGAGCTTCCTGCGGGACGCCACCCGCATGCTCTCCGAGCTGCAAGGCAGCCGCGACCGTGCGCTGCGCAGCGCGGCCGGCCAGCTTGGCGAGCTGCGCCTGGGTGTGCTGCCGAACTACTTCCCGTTGCCCCTGGTGTCGGACGTGCTCAAGGCCTTCCGGCACACCTGCCCGGACGTCATGCTGTCGATCTCTCCCATGCTGTCGTCCGAACAGGGGGCCGCGCTCGCGCGGGGCGAGCTCGATGGCGGCATCATGGCGTGGCGGCAGGAGGTGGCGCCGCGGCTGTCAGGGATGCGGTTGCTGCGCGACCGGTTCGTCCTCGCGATGCGGTCCACGCCGGGCCAGCGCGTCCGCGCGCCCCGTCAACTGGCCGAGCTCGCGGACGCGCCGTTCATCTGGTTCGACCCACTGCGGTCCGCCGCTCAGCACCGGTTCCTGCTGGAGCAGTGCCGGCAGGCCGGCTTCACGCCGCGCATCGCGCAGGTGGGCAGTGACATCCCGACGCTCATCGGGCTCGTCGCGGCCGGGATGGGTTACGCCTTCGTGCCGGAGAGCACCGCACCGATGTGCCCGCGCACGGTGCGGCTGGTCGCGCTCGACGAGCTCGCCAGCCGCTTCGACGTCGAGTTCGTCTACGACGGCCAGGCGGACTCGCCGGTCGTGCGGCAATTCCTCGCGGCGTTGCGCACGACCGTCAACGCGTGA